The following nucleotide sequence is from Aspergillus luchuensis IFO 4308 DNA, chromosome 1, nearly complete sequence.
ACCCGACCCTCTAAGCTGGactcttctcttcaagaAGCACAAGACCACCGTGCTTCTGATGCTCCCGTCATCGGAGACGATCGCCACTACGAAAGAAGCGCTCCTCAAGGCCCTCAAATCCCGCGAGATTCACGAAATCAACGGCGACTCGGTTCCAGAAGATCCTTCTCAGATTGAGTTCGGCGTTGCAGTGGATAAGAATGATCTAGAGAAGGGCTGGACGCGACTGGAGGCTGAGGTGCCTGCGttcgatgatgacaatgCTCCTAAACGTGGAGCCGCAAAGAAAGGTGCCGGCACTCTCACGCTGCAAACAGCTGAGATTAAGAATGGGCAGCCTATCGCTTTCAGGTTCCGGAAATCCAGGGAGGACTCGGAGAAGGGTGAGGACATGATTGAcctggagctggatgatcCTGGTTGGGATGTGATTGTTCCGAgcttcgatgatgaagaggaggaggttaaTTgagctcctcttcatcaaaaTACTTCTCTAGGTGGTATTCAGCAATGCTTTCAGGGTTGGCGCATGGTTGATCGGGGCTCATATGGGCGGCGTTTACGTTCCTTTAATGTCAATATTTGGGCAGAAATACAATGATGTGGCAGTCAAGAATTTCATGAAATAGAATCTATATATGCTAGGCAGGACATCTAAAAGCAAATAGAGCTCCAGTACTGCCAGAAATATTGTTCCTTTGACAACAATGGCTGCATGTATGTAAAGCTATCGTTATTTGGATCCACTGCAATGCAAGTGTTCAATTTGGCGACAATCCAAGGGAAGCCATAGCACAATCCAGTGGAGGTACAACAGACAGAATGGAAATGCGGGACACACGACAGCCAATAACGTCCTGTCGAGTCTGTCTTATCGAAGTTCTGCATTGGATAATAAACAAAAAATGGACATGTACCAcggaaaaagcaacaaagTAATGATCAAT
It contains:
- a CDS encoding uncharacterized protein (COG:S;~EggNog:ENOG410PXXS), with protein sequence MSQPDPLSWTLLFKKHKTTVLLMLPSSETIATTKEALLKALKSREIHEINGDSVPEDPSQIEFGVAVDKNDLEKGWTRLEAEVPAFDDDNAPKRGAAKKGAGTLTLQTAEIKNGQPIAFRFRKSREDSEKGEDMIDLELDDPGWDVIVPSFDDEEEEVN